A DNA window from Desulfobacterales bacterium contains the following coding sequences:
- a CDS encoding RtcB family protein → MMVTQRDILQINANCFEVPASFRKDMRVPARFYSDPALIGDLIKDNSLDQLVNTTVLPGVVAPALAMPDIHQGYGFPIGGVVATQLPDGVISPGGVGYDINCGVRLLGTRISREEIAPYLSPLLSLIDTHCPSGVGKGGILRLNDKELNRVLHEGARWALGKGFATASDLERTEEKGCLAGASAEAVSSRAKDRGRDQMGTLGAGNHFIEIDVVDEIFHSKAADRMGLFAGQVVVQIHCGSRGLGHQVCGDYVKRFQNVVHRYGINLPDRELVCAPVSSPEGMDYLAAMNAAANFAFANRQVLAHRIRESFSLALAGKIQAHKVYQIYDIAHNMAKIETHDIEGKKLTLCVHRKGATRAFGPGAPEVPPDYRDIGQPVLVPGSMGTASWVLLGTEAAMRLTFGSCCHGAGRRMSRHQAKKMVRGAELRKKLEADGILVQSGSLSGLAEEAPIAYKDVDKVVSIVHNAGIAKKVARLSPIAVIKG, encoded by the coding sequence ATGATGGTTACCCAACGGGATATTTTACAAATCAATGCGAATTGCTTTGAAGTGCCCGCATCGTTTCGCAAGGACATGCGGGTTCCCGCCCGGTTTTATTCGGACCCGGCATTGATCGGGGATCTGATAAAAGACAACAGTCTCGATCAATTGGTCAATACCACCGTGTTGCCCGGCGTTGTGGCGCCCGCGCTGGCCATGCCGGATATTCATCAGGGATATGGATTTCCGATCGGCGGGGTCGTGGCCACGCAACTGCCGGACGGCGTTATTTCACCGGGCGGGGTGGGCTATGATATCAACTGCGGCGTGCGTCTGCTCGGCACCCGCATCAGCCGTGAAGAGATAGCTCCCTATCTCTCACCGTTATTATCCCTTATTGATACCCATTGCCCGAGCGGGGTCGGAAAAGGTGGTATCCTTCGTCTCAACGACAAGGAGCTGAATCGCGTGCTTCATGAGGGTGCCCGGTGGGCGCTGGGAAAAGGCTTTGCCACGGCGTCCGATCTTGAGAGAACCGAGGAAAAGGGATGCCTCGCCGGCGCATCGGCCGAAGCGGTCAGTTCGCGCGCCAAAGACCGGGGACGGGACCAGATGGGAACCTTGGGGGCCGGCAACCATTTTATCGAGATCGATGTCGTTGATGAAATATTTCATTCAAAAGCCGCTGACCGCATGGGTCTTTTTGCCGGACAGGTGGTGGTTCAAATTCACTGCGGCTCCCGCGGGCTGGGGCACCAGGTTTGCGGTGATTATGTGAAGCGGTTTCAAAACGTCGTACACCGATACGGCATCAACCTGCCGGATCGGGAACTGGTGTGCGCGCCGGTGAGCAGTCCCGAAGGCATGGATTATCTGGCAGCCATGAACGCAGCGGCCAATTTCGCCTTTGCCAACCGGCAGGTTTTGGCCCACCGCATTCGCGAAAGTTTCTCCCTGGCGCTGGCGGGCAAAATCCAAGCGCACAAAGTGTATCAAATTTATGATATCGCCCATAACATGGCCAAGATTGAAACCCATGACATTGAGGGCAAAAAACTAACGCTCTGCGTTCATCGAAAAGGGGCAACCCGTGCCTTTGGGCCGGGCGCGCCCGAGGTACCCCCGGATTATCGGGATATCGGGCAACCCGTTTTGGTGCCCGGCTCCATGGGAACGGCCAGTTGGGTGCTGCTCGGCACTGAAGCCGCGATGCGCTTGACCTTCGGCTCGTGTTGTCATGGCGCGGGCCGGCGGATGAGCCGTCATCAGGCGAAAAAAATGGTTCGGGGCGCCGAATTGAGAAAAAAACTGGAAGCCGATGGCATTCTCGTACAATCGGGAAGTCTTTCGGGTTTGGCCGAAGAAGCGCCTATCGCCTATAAAGATGTGGACAAAGTGGTTTCCATTGTTCACAATGCCGGTATTGCCAAAAAGGTGGCCCGGCTTTCGCCCATCGCGGTCATCAAGGGATGA
- a CDS encoding archease: MIQKKYRKDASSGVKEMIHTADLALRVRGKDLDALMRNAAAGMSALMCDAPMAASVPERRDVSVSAPDAEGLLVEWLSELAYWAESEGAVFNSFLIHSISETSLTATVSGRLSGPLKRTIKAVTYHNLAIKQTARGLEATVVFDV, translated from the coding sequence ATGATTCAGAAAAAATACCGAAAAGACGCTTCCAGTGGCGTTAAAGAGATGATTCATACGGCGGATCTGGCCTTGCGCGTTCGTGGAAAAGACCTTGACGCGCTCATGCGCAATGCTGCGGCCGGCATGAGCGCGTTGATGTGCGATGCCCCAATGGCTGCATCCGTCCCCGAGCGTCGTGACGTATCGGTATCAGCGCCGGATGCGGAAGGTCTGCTGGTGGAATGGTTAAGCGAACTGGCCTACTGGGCGGAATCGGAAGGGGCTGTTTTTAATTCCTTTTTGATTCACTCGATTTCGGAAACCAGCCTGACCGCCACCGTCTCGGGCCGGTTATCCGGTCCCTTGAAGCGCACCATAAAAGCGGTCACCTATCATAACCTTGCCATCAAGCAAACCGCCCGGGGACTGGAAGCCACGGTGGTATTTGATGTGTAA